One window from the genome of Chroococcidiopsis sp. TS-821 encodes:
- a CDS encoding MgPME-cyclase complex family protein has translation MQTYYYVLASQRFLVEEEPLDEVLRERTRNYHEQEKEIDFWLVTQPAFLEAPEMAQIKAQCPQPAAAVISTNPQFITWLKLRLEYVITGEFQAPSATIPDPLASLASMSS, from the coding sequence ATGCAAACCTATTACTACGTTTTGGCAAGTCAACGCTTTCTCGTTGAAGAAGAACCGTTAGATGAAGTTCTTCGAGAACGCACGCGCAACTATCACGAACAGGAAAAAGAAATTGATTTTTGGTTAGTCACGCAGCCAGCCTTTTTAGAAGCGCCCGAAATGGCACAAATAAAAGCTCAATGTCCTCAACCAGCAGCGGCGGTGATTTCTACAAATCCGCAATTTATTACCTGGCTGAAGTTGCGACTAGAGTACGTCATTACAGGCGAATTTCAAGCCCCCTCAGCAACAATTCCCGATCCCCTAGCTTCGCTGGCGTCGATGTCGTCATGA
- a CDS encoding NUDIX hydrolase produces the protein MNEQIRVAIAILYRQNQFLMQLRDNIPGILYPGHWGLFGGHIEPGELPDAAVIRELQEEINYTPPTISKFDCYCDTQVVRHVYHAPLTVDLDQLVLHEGWDLGLLTPEQILEGECYSKKAQAIKPLGTPHQKILLDFIQLKLYS, from the coding sequence ATGAACGAACAAATTCGCGTCGCGATCGCCATTCTCTATCGCCAAAACCAATTTCTCATGCAATTACGCGACAATATTCCTGGAATCCTCTATCCTGGTCATTGGGGATTATTTGGCGGTCACATCGAACCTGGAGAATTACCTGATGCGGCTGTAATCAGAGAACTTCAAGAAGAAATTAACTACACTCCACCCACAATATCTAAATTCGACTGCTATTGCGATACACAAGTTGTCCGTCACGTTTATCACGCACCTTTAACCGTCGATCTCGATCAACTCGTGCTTCATGAAGGGTGGGATCTCGGTTTATTAACACCTGAGCAAATTTTAGAAGGTGAATGCTATTCAAAGAAAGCCCAAGCAATTAAACCCCTAGGAACACCTCACCAAAAAATTTTGTTGGACTTTATTCAGCTTAAGCTTTATTCGTAA
- a CDS encoding caspase family protein, producing MAKFALLIGVSHHGTGFNTLPGAVKDVEEMQRVLQNPGLEFDEVETLKDPEPLVMQAAIEDLFRGKARQSNDLVLLYYSGYCIKDYRNQLSFATSHTSKNTHRELIKSTVVSASFVQDIMNDSRATQQILILDCCFTQASAASVAATMQGGASEDIATQLGGNRTILLSSATQSLFQQKGNDISTYTRYLVEGLKGAADLDGDRQIAVDELHEYISRKVEATAANIEPVIINSTHNKILIAPVLEAQPQQSEPFVLPTRRTRVFAPLVQHRSVRLLLGVSFTTLVTLVGATYILQRQHLLQLPFGNSLVAAPRDYSQTAQTRLDHSKTVWSLATTHDGQTLVSSSGDTTIKIWHLPSGKPIRTLSGHTAAVWSVAITPDGRSLVSGSGDQTIKVWNLQTGELIRTLTGVEATVWAVAISQDGKTLVSADSNNTIKVWDLPAGKLLRSFAADTTRLRTIALSPDGQTLASGGQGQDIKIWDVNTGQLIRTLAAHKSKIITVAISPDGETLASGSNDETVEIWNIRTGRLVRTLHGHTDHVNSVAISADGQFLVSGAEDREVKLWSLRTGRLLHTFQGHPGDVYAVAISPDDQTVISGDKEGQIKFWR from the coding sequence ATGGCTAAATTTGCACTACTTATTGGAGTTAGCCACCACGGTACTGGCTTTAATACTTTACCTGGTGCAGTAAAAGATGTCGAGGAAATGCAACGCGTACTGCAAAATCCAGGCTTAGAATTTGATGAAGTTGAAACTTTAAAAGATCCAGAACCGCTTGTCATGCAAGCAGCAATTGAAGATTTATTTCGAGGTAAAGCGCGTCAAAGTAATGATTTGGTATTACTTTATTATTCAGGATACTGCATCAAAGACTACAGAAATCAACTATCTTTTGCAACCAGTCATACCAGCAAAAACACACATAGAGAACTTATCAAATCAACCGTTGTATCGGCGAGTTTTGTGCAAGATATTATGAACGATAGCCGCGCAACGCAACAGATACTGATTTTAGATTGTTGTTTTACTCAAGCTTCAGCAGCAAGTGTCGCTGCTACAATGCAGGGTGGTGCTTCAGAAGATATCGCCACTCAACTAGGAGGAAATCGCACGATTCTCTTGTCGTCTGCAACTCAATCATTGTTTCAACAAAAGGGAAACGACATCTCTACTTATACGCGTTACCTTGTTGAAGGTCTAAAGGGTGCAGCGGATTTAGACGGCGATCGCCAGATTGCAGTTGACGAGTTGCATGAATATATCAGCAGAAAAGTTGAAGCAACCGCAGCAAATATCGAGCCAGTTATTATAAATTCCACTCATAACAAAATCTTAATTGCTCCTGTACTTGAGGCACAACCTCAACAGAGTGAACCGTTCGTATTACCTACCCGCAGAACACGAGTTTTCGCACCACTCGTCCAACATCGCAGCGTCCGTTTGCTTTTAGGTGTCAGCTTCACAACGCTAGTCACTTTAGTTGGCGCGACGTACATTTTACAACGGCAACATTTACTACAATTACCTTTTGGTAACTCGCTGGTTGCAGCACCGAGAGATTATAGTCAAACCGCCCAAACACGCCTCGATCACTCAAAAACTGTTTGGTCACTCGCGACAACGCATGATGGTCAAACGCTTGTCAGTAGCAGCGGTGATACAACAATCAAAATTTGGCATTTACCCAGTGGAAAACCAATACGTACCTTGTCAGGTCATACTGCTGCAGTTTGGTCGGTAGCAATTACTCCTGACGGGCGATCGCTAGTCAGTGGTAGCGGCGATCAAACAATTAAAGTTTGGAACCTTCAGACAGGCGAACTAATCCGTACTTTGACAGGGGTAGAAGCTACTGTTTGGGCAGTTGCCATTAGCCAAGATGGTAAGACGCTCGTCAGTGCTGATAGTAACAATACAATCAAAGTATGGGATTTACCAGCTGGAAAATTACTGAGAAGCTTTGCAGCTGACACAACGCGACTCAGAACAATTGCGCTGAGTCCTGATGGACAAACCTTAGCAAGTGGCGGTCAAGGTCAAGATATCAAAATTTGGGATGTCAATACTGGTCAACTTATCCGCACGCTAGCAGCGCACAAAAGTAAAATTATCACGGTCGCAATTAGCCCTGATGGCGAAACATTAGCGAGTGGTAGTAATGACGAAACTGTAGAAATTTGGAATATCCGCACAGGTAGATTAGTACGAACTTTGCACGGGCATACAGACCATGTAAACTCGGTAGCAATTAGTGCTGACGGTCAGTTTCTGGTAAGTGGTGCGGAAGACCGCGAAGTTAAATTGTGGAGTTTGCGCACTGGTAGATTACTACACACCTTTCAAGGACACCCTGGAGATGTGTACGCAGTGGCAATTAGCCCCGACGATCAAACTGTAATTAGCGGTGACAAAGAAGGGCAAATTAAGTTTTGGCGATAA
- a CDS encoding divergent PAP2 family protein: MQDFGDILDNSVLLVAVIACLIAQASKLIVELVKNRKLDVRVLVTTGGMPSAHSALVTALATGIGQTTGWASTEFAIATIFAIIVMYDAAGVRQAAGKQARILNQMIDELFHENKEFNEDRLKELLGHTPFQVIVGSVLGVTISWLASPAY; encoded by the coding sequence ATGCAGGACTTTGGCGACATTCTAGACAACAGCGTACTGCTGGTTGCTGTAATAGCTTGTCTCATCGCTCAAGCATCAAAACTTATAGTAGAGTTAGTCAAAAATCGTAAATTAGACGTACGCGTTCTCGTCACAACAGGGGGAATGCCAAGCGCCCATTCAGCACTCGTTACCGCCTTAGCCACAGGTATTGGACAAACGACAGGATGGGCAAGCACTGAGTTTGCGATCGCGACAATTTTTGCAATTATTGTTATGTACGATGCAGCGGGAGTCCGTCAGGCTGCGGGTAAACAAGCACGCATTCTCAATCAAATGATTGACGAACTATTCCACGAAAACAAAGAATTTAACGAAGACCGACTCAAAGAATTACTTGGACATACACCGTTTCAAGTCATTGTTGGCTCAGTTCTCGGCGTTACAATTTCTTGGCTAGCAAGTCCAGCGTATTAG
- the crtE gene encoding geranylgeranyl diphosphate synthase CrtE encodes MVVTDNPQTPQEKVPFDLPAYLQQRQSQIEAALDRAIPIAYPEKIYEAMRYSLLAGGKRLRPILCLATCELAGGTTEMAIPTACALEMIHTMSLIHDDLPAMDNDDYRRGMLTNHKVYGEDIAILAGDGLLAYAFEYVAAKTENVPAPRVLQVISRLGRAVGAAGLVGGQVVDLESEGKADVSIETLNFIHNHKTAALLEACVACGAILAGAPEADLQRLTRYAQNIGLAFQIVDDILDITATQEELGKTAGKDLQAQKATYPSIWGLEESQRQARQLVQAAIAELDSFGEKALPLQAIAEFITSRTH; translated from the coding sequence ATGGTAGTAACGGATAACCCACAAACGCCTCAAGAAAAAGTACCATTTGACCTACCAGCTTATTTACAACAGCGACAATCGCAAATTGAAGCGGCGCTGGATCGTGCCATTCCGATCGCTTATCCAGAGAAGATTTACGAAGCGATGCGCTACTCGTTGTTAGCTGGTGGTAAACGGCTGCGTCCGATTTTGTGTCTGGCAACGTGCGAACTAGCTGGTGGTACAACAGAAATGGCAATACCAACAGCTTGTGCTTTAGAGATGATTCATACGATGTCGCTTATTCACGACGACCTTCCCGCAATGGATAATGATGATTATCGACGCGGGATGTTGACAAATCATAAAGTTTATGGTGAAGACATTGCAATTCTGGCAGGCGACGGCTTACTAGCGTATGCGTTTGAGTATGTTGCAGCAAAGACTGAAAATGTGCCAGCACCGCGAGTTTTGCAGGTCATTAGTCGCCTAGGGCGTGCTGTTGGTGCGGCAGGTTTGGTTGGCGGTCAGGTTGTCGATCTAGAATCAGAAGGAAAAGCGGATGTCTCAATTGAGACGCTCAACTTTATTCACAATCACAAAACGGCGGCGTTGTTAGAAGCTTGTGTTGCTTGTGGAGCAATTTTAGCAGGTGCGCCAGAAGCTGACTTACAAAGATTAACTCGCTACGCGCAAAATATCGGTTTAGCATTCCAAATTGTGGATGATATCCTAGATATTACTGCGACTCAAGAAGAACTCGGCAAAACTGCTGGCAAAGATTTACAAGCACAAAAAGCAACGTATCCAAGTATTTGGGGCTTAGAAGAATCGCAGCGTCAAGCACGCCAACTGGTTCAAGCGGCAATTGCAGAACTTGATTCTTTTGGAGAAAAAGCCCTACCGCTACAAGCGATCGCCGAATTTATTACTAGCCGCACGCACTAA
- a CDS encoding DMT family transporter — protein sequence MIVYLKLVLTAVVWGGTFIAGRWVVQSLEPFSAAFCRFAVSSICLLFLTAQQEGQLPRLQRKQLTQVILLGMTGVFAYNAFFFLGLQTIAASRAALIVALNPTFIALGSVLFFKDKLTILKLIGIITSLLGAALAISRGNIVNILADNLSIGDLFLFGCVFSWVAYTLIGKLAMQQLSPLVATTYACLIGTIALFFPALSEGILQQFFQINLVTWLVIWYLGFLSSALGFIWYSEGVRTIGPAKAAIFINLVPVSAILLAAVVLQEEITLSLLVGGTLVVIGVLLTNKA from the coding sequence TTGATAGTTTATCTCAAATTAGTATTAACAGCGGTTGTTTGGGGCGGCACATTTATTGCTGGAAGATGGGTTGTACAAAGTTTAGAACCTTTTTCCGCTGCATTTTGCCGTTTTGCTGTTTCTTCCATATGTTTATTATTTCTTACGGCTCAGCAAGAAGGGCAATTACCGCGTCTTCAACGAAAGCAACTTACGCAAGTAATTCTATTAGGAATGACAGGGGTATTTGCGTACAATGCTTTCTTTTTTCTTGGCTTGCAAACTATTGCTGCTAGCCGTGCAGCATTGATTGTTGCGTTAAACCCGACGTTTATTGCGCTGGGTTCTGTTTTATTTTTCAAAGATAAACTGACAATTTTAAAATTAATAGGAATTATTACGTCTTTATTAGGAGCTGCATTAGCAATTAGCAGAGGAAATATAGTTAATATTTTAGCTGATAATCTAAGTATCGGGGATTTATTTTTATTCGGCTGTGTCTTTAGCTGGGTTGCCTATACGCTGATTGGTAAACTAGCAATGCAACAACTTTCACCTTTAGTTGCTACGACATATGCTTGCTTGATTGGTACTATTGCCTTATTTTTTCCCGCTCTATCCGAAGGGATTTTACAACAATTTTTTCAAATCAATTTGGTTACGTGGTTAGTAATTTGGTATTTAGGTTTTTTAAGTTCGGCGTTGGGTTTTATTTGGTATTCTGAAGGTGTTAGAACAATTGGTCCTGCCAAAGCTGCTATTTTTATTAATTTAGTACCAGTATCAGCAATTTTGCTAGCAGCCGTTGTATTGCAAGAAGAAATTACTTTGAGTCTTCTAGTAGGCGGTACTTTAGTAGTAATTGGTGTATTGCTTACGAATAAAGCTTAA
- a CDS encoding pyridoxine 5'-phosphate synthase: MPTLGVNIDHIATIRQARRTVEPDPVAAAVLAELGGADGITVHLREDRRHIQERDVRLLRETVRTHLNLEMAATDEMVAIALDVKPDYVTLVPEKREEVTTEGGLDIVGQLDRMNEVVDKLQSADIPVSLFIDADSAQIEASVKVKAQFIELHTGRYAEAHNEASRQQELDILAQGAKQAIASGLRVNAGHGLTYWNVYPVACIPGMEELNIGHTIVSRAALVGLERAVREMKRAIRGEV; encoded by the coding sequence TTGCCTACATTAGGAGTTAACATCGATCACATCGCCACTATTAGACAAGCACGCCGCACTGTAGAACCCGACCCTGTAGCAGCAGCCGTTCTTGCCGAACTTGGCGGTGCGGATGGAATCACTGTACATCTGCGCGAAGACCGACGCCATATTCAAGAACGAGATGTCCGTTTGTTGCGAGAAACTGTACGGACGCACTTAAATTTAGAAATGGCAGCTACTGATGAAATGGTGGCGATCGCACTGGATGTCAAACCAGATTACGTGACACTTGTACCCGAAAAACGCGAGGAAGTTACAACCGAAGGCGGTTTAGATATTGTCGGTCAACTCGACCGCATGAACGAAGTTGTCGATAAATTACAGTCTGCTGACATTCCTGTTAGTTTGTTTATCGATGCTGATAGTGCACAAATTGAAGCATCTGTCAAGGTTAAAGCTCAATTTATTGAGTTGCACACGGGGCGCTATGCGGAAGCGCATAACGAAGCAAGTAGACAACAAGAACTCGATATCCTCGCGCAAGGTGCCAAACAAGCGATCGCCTCCGGTTTACGTGTCAACGCTGGACATGGATTGACGTATTGGAATGTCTACCCTGTCGCTTGCATTCCTGGTATGGAAGAACTCAATATCGGTCATACCATCGTTAGCCGTGCAGCTTTAGTCGGGTTAGAGCGTGCGGTGCGTGAGATGAAACGAGCGATTCGTGGAGAAGTGTAA
- the folD gene encoding bifunctional methylenetetrahydrofolate dehydrogenase/methenyltetrahydrofolate cyclohydrolase FolD: MVMQQAKLLDGKALAQRLQSELKEQIQKQTAIGRPPGLAVLMVGDNPASAAYVRNKERACTNVGIASFGEHFGVEVTQSELEETIHRLNRDERVDGILVQLPLPEHLDGVALLHQIDPDKDADGLHPTNLGRLVRGEPGLRSCTPAGVMRLLQEYQISLKGKQAVVVGRSILVGKPLALMLLEADATVTIAHSRSQDLGAITQSADILVGAVGRPGLITADMVKPGAVVVDVGINRVTDASGSSRLVGDVDFDAVQNVAEYITPVPGGIGPMTVAMLLQNTFASYLQRHQ, translated from the coding sequence ATGGTTATGCAGCAAGCAAAGTTACTCGATGGTAAAGCTTTGGCGCAACGCCTGCAAAGCGAACTCAAAGAACAAATTCAGAAACAAACGGCGATTGGACGTCCACCAGGATTAGCAGTATTAATGGTAGGAGACAATCCTGCAAGCGCTGCGTATGTCCGCAACAAAGAACGCGCTTGTACTAACGTAGGAATCGCTTCATTTGGAGAACATTTTGGGGTAGAAGTTACGCAATCAGAACTAGAAGAGACTATTCACCGTCTTAATCGAGATGAACGCGTTGATGGAATTTTAGTGCAATTACCTCTACCCGAACATTTAGATGGAGTTGCATTATTACATCAAATTGATCCTGATAAAGATGCGGATGGATTGCATCCTACAAACTTAGGAAGACTCGTGCGCGGCGAACCAGGTTTGCGTAGCTGTACTCCCGCTGGCGTAATGCGGTTGTTGCAAGAATATCAAATTTCACTGAAAGGTAAACAAGCGGTTGTGGTTGGGCGGAGTATTTTAGTTGGCAAGCCTTTAGCGTTGATGTTACTCGAAGCGGATGCAACGGTAACAATTGCGCATTCGCGATCGCAGGATTTAGGTGCAATTACCCAGTCTGCGGATATTTTAGTAGGTGCCGTCGGTCGTCCAGGACTGATTACAGCAGATATGGTAAAACCTGGAGCGGTTGTTGTCGATGTGGGAATTAATCGCGTGACAGATGCAAGTGGTAGTAGTCGTTTGGTGGGCGATGTAGATTTTGACGCGGTGCAAAATGTTGCAGAGTATATTACTCCAGTTCCTGGGGGGATTGGTCCAATGACAGTCGCGATGTTATTACAAAATACGTTCGCAAGTTATTTACAACGCCATCAGTAA